A stretch of the bacterium genome encodes the following:
- a CDS encoding DUF5723 family protein: protein MRLSIQFLRSVLLLVTLTFQVHAEITPTAVTAGTANAGISTVRGGDARWVNPALLGISGGPKQSILLPSFGYRLGNSAMKSSEMSKWFREDRYWTEDERKSFSSSVKNDFTLNGAFQGGIGYQVNAMSAAIDVIGVLDGSIPGDVIRLAVLGNESGKNYSLSKLKGGSWVGTSFGVSFAKQLHRIDWAKEFAIGMTAKYIVGMAYSGLRDTDGSILTSVDPDTVSAHGYITTATTNNGDGIGIDIGAAARMNDRWGWSFSLMNISGRVSWDKVKVRANKFDIEDSGIPIDSLTQEGFLERWANYSSTTLTESGSVDVALPQTMLIGLDYKVNDYWLTYGSFEQGLNESATSIGSTTKTRLALGSEYTKFDKYPLRAGFAVGGMSGFELAIGGGLRLSNYRLDVSMNYERGLFYGAKGYGFSLSQQITLR from the coding sequence ATGCGATTATCAATTCAGTTTCTCCGGTCAGTTTTGTTATTAGTGACTCTAACATTTCAAGTACATGCGGAGATAACTCCAACCGCAGTAACGGCGGGAACGGCAAATGCGGGGATTTCTACGGTTCGCGGTGGTGATGCGCGCTGGGTCAATCCTGCCTTACTCGGAATCTCCGGCGGTCCAAAACAATCCATCCTGTTGCCAAGCTTTGGTTACCGGTTGGGAAATTCGGCGATGAAATCAAGTGAAATGAGCAAGTGGTTTCGAGAGGATCGATATTGGACAGAAGACGAACGAAAATCCTTTTCAAGCTCAGTTAAAAACGATTTCACCTTGAATGGCGCTTTTCAAGGTGGGATTGGCTATCAAGTCAATGCAATGTCAGCAGCTATCGACGTAATTGGAGTACTGGATGGTTCAATTCCGGGTGATGTCATCCGGTTGGCGGTACTGGGAAACGAATCCGGTAAAAACTATTCATTGTCAAAACTAAAAGGTGGATCGTGGGTTGGTACCTCATTTGGGGTATCGTTCGCGAAACAGCTCCATCGCATCGATTGGGCAAAGGAGTTTGCAATTGGTATGACAGCGAAATACATCGTTGGGATGGCTTACTCAGGATTACGCGACACCGATGGCAGCATCCTCACCTCGGTCGACCCAGATACAGTCTCTGCTCACGGATATATCACAACTGCTACCACCAATAACGGCGATGGTATTGGCATTGATATCGGCGCGGCAGCACGGATGAACGACCGCTGGGGGTGGTCGTTTTCGCTAATGAACATTTCCGGCAGGGTAAGTTGGGACAAAGTGAAAGTTCGGGCGAATAAATTCGATATCGAGGATAGCGGAATTCCCATCGACAGTTTAACCCAGGAAGGTTTTTTAGAGCGGTGGGCGAATTATAGCAGCACTACACTCACAGAGAGCGGTTCCGTCGATGTTGCTTTACCGCAAACGATGTTGATTGGTTTGGATTATAAAGTTAACGACTACTGGCTTACATACGGAAGTTTTGAACAAGGTTTGAATGAGAGTGCAACCAGTATCGGCAGCACTACAAAAACTCGACTTGCCTTGGGAAGCGAGTACACGAAATTCGATAAGTACCCGTTACGGGCCGGTTTCGCGGTTGGCGGGATGTCAGGATTTGAACTCGCTATCGGCGGAGGATTACGTTTATCGAATTACCGGCTGGACGTCTCGATGAATTACGAACGCGGATTATTTTATGGGGCCAAAGGATATGGCTTTTCCCTCTCGCAACAGATTACTCTCCGCTAA